The stretch of DNA CGTTGCTCTTCTCCCAGCGGCTCATGATCTCCTCATCGCCGGAACGGTTGATATAACGCTCATACTCAACAGCCTTCTGGCCTGCCTCATCAACAACCTGCTGCTGTTCCGGTGTCAAGCTGTCATAGATATCCTGGTTGATACAGAAGAACAGACAGTCATAGATCGCATCCCACATAGAGCAGTACGGCTGTACCTCCTGTACACTGGCTGCGTCGATCGCAGGCAGCGGGTTCTCCTCACCCTCTACCGTATTCTGCTGAAGTGCTGTGTAGGTCTCGGACCAGTTCATATTTGTGGCATCTGCCCCCCATCTCTTATAGCATTCCATGAGAAGATTGGAACCGGCCACACGAACCTTCAGGTTCTTCATGTCGTCTACTGTTTTTACTTCATGCTTGCTGTTTGTCAGCTCACGGAAACCGTTCTCTGCGATTCCCATACAATGAAGTCCGTACTCACCAAGGATCTCTTTCAGCTTTTCTCCGGCCTCACCGTCAAATTTTGCATCTGCGTCATCGTAGGAATCATAGATAAACGGCAGGGATACTACATTGAATCTCGGGTCAAATGCAGAATAGATCAGATTGGAATGCATGGAGATCTGTACCGGATCTCCGTTCATCAGTGCCTGGATTCCCTCGGACTGATTTCCGTTTGTCAGCTGATCTGCTGCATAAATATTAACCTTGACTTTTCCGCCGGTTGCTTTTTCCATAAGCTCACCAAACTTACGTCCTCCGTCAGCCCAGGTACTTGTTTCGGTTGTAGAGCATGCAAAGTTCCAAGTCATCTCCGGCCAGTCAAGATCACTGTAATCAGCGATGGTATTAAAGGAATCACTTCCGTCCCCGGAATCCTTGGAACTCTGGCTTTCTGTGTCAGAAGACTGGTCTCCTGTATAGGAGCCCTCTTTTGCAAGAGCCTTCGGAAGAGCTGTGGAAACAGCCGGAATATAAGTGATGATCAGAAGAACTGCAACGGATGCAGCGATCATCGGCATAACTGCTCTGGATATCTGCTGAAGAGTAACCTCCAGACCTTTTTTGATCTTGATACTGATGGCAACAAAAAGGTTTACACCTACCGGAGGTGTTACCTGTCCGATCGCAAGGTTAACTGTTGCCATAACACCGAATGCTACCACATCATAGCCCAGAGCCTTACATACCGGAAGCATGATCGGTACAAAAATGTACATCGCAGAGTTTGCATCAATGAAGCATCCTGCGATCAGGAAAATGATGTTTACGATCAGAAGGAAGGTAAACTGATTATGTGCAATGCTGGCAAGAAGTTCAGATGCCGCATTTGCAATACCAAACTTGGTACATACAAAAGAGAACAGAGAAGCACTCGCTACGATCAGCATGATTCCACCGGTTGTCTTTGCAGAATCCACAAGAATGTCAAACAGATCTTTGAGCTTAACCTCACGGTAGATCACCATACCAACAAACAGACCGTAAACAACAGATACGGCTGCAGCTTCAGTTGGTGTAAAGATACCACCGTAAATTCCTCCAAGGATGATAACCGGCATCAGGAATCCCCAGAATGCATCTTTAAATGTATCCCAGCGCTCTTTTGCGGAAGCTTTTTCACGGGATGGCTGAATTTTATGTTTCTTTGCCTCGATCATAACGATGATCACAAGAGCAACACCCATCAGAAGTCCCGGAACGATACCAGCCATAAACATATCTGCAATAGATACGCCTGTGATGGAAGCATATACAACGAATGCGATACTCGGCGGTATGACAATGGCGATGGAACTGGAAGTTGCCATCAATGCCGTGGAAAACGGTGCGGAGAAACCGCCCTGCTCAACCATAGCCGGGATCAGAACTGCTCCAAGTGCCGCAACAGTTGCAGGACCGGAACCGGAGATCGCTCCGAAGAAGCAGGCTACGATAACACATACAATGGCGATACCGCCCTTTTTATGTCCTACGCAGGTATCTACGAAGTTGATCAGTCGTTTTGAAATACCGGCTTTTGCCATAATGTTTCCGGACAGAACAAAGAACGGGATAGCAAGAAGCAGGAATTTACTGATTCCGGAGTACATATTTGTAGCTACGATCGTCAGAGATGTGCCGGAATAAAGGATGGCACATACAGATGACAGACCTAAGCAGATTGCAATGGGAAGTCCCAGGATCAGGAAAACAAAGAAGGAGATAAATAAGATTGCACTGATCATTTATTTGTCCTCCTTTTCATCATCTTTTTTCAGGCAGAAGTCCAGGCAGTACTCAATAAAATGAAGGATCATACAGCCTGCTCCGATCGGCACGAAGGACCAGAAGATCCACTCCGGCCAGTTCAGTACGAAAGTTCTCTTGCCGTTTGCCAGCTGTGTAAGAACTTTGTCCATTCCATACTTAAATAAAATTGCGGAAAAAACAATGCACAGGACCGTGATCAGGATCACAGATGGTTTTTCCAGTTTTTTCGGAAGACGGTCCGTAACCAGTGTCAGACTTACCAGTCCTCCCTTTTCACGGCAGGCAAGTGCTGCTGCCAGAAGTGTGATGAGAACAAACACCGCTACAACAAGCTCTTCTGTAAAAGACCATGAGCGATGGATGACCTTACGGGAAAATACATTTCCCACAGTCAGCACAAGGATCAGCAGTGTGGAAATGACCAGTACGATTTTTTCTACTGCTGCAAGTGCGTTCATGAGTTTTTTGTACACTTTCATACTCTTTCCCCTTTTGTATATTTTTCCGGTTTCAGATCCTTACCCCGTGGTTTAAAATGTTTTTGGATAAAAAAAATCCGTCCCCTTTCAGGGACGGATATAAAATTCCGCAACCACCCTGTTTCTCCATTGAAACAAGCACGATTCTGCAACGTACCGGCATACGCGACTTCTGTAACGGGAAGCACCCGTGAAAACCTACTTACTTGTCTGAAACTTTCGGCTTTCCTTCTCAGGGATGATATTCAAGGCAGTTCCGACGCTGCATCACACCAGTCACAGCTCTCTGAAGACGGTTCCTCTGTCTTTACTGATTCCCTTCATGGAATTTACTTCTGTTATGTGTTAACTCTTTAATGAGCTAAACTAATTCTAACTCTGTTTGTTTTGATAGTCAAGTTTTTTTTTCAAAAACTCCTTCAGGCGTTCTTTCCTTCTCCGGCGAAGTACTCCTTCACAAGCTTTACAACCACACCGGAAAGCAGGAATACTGCGATCAGGTTAGGGATCGCCATCAGACCGTTGAAGGTCTCTGCGATACTCCAGAGAAGTCCGAGATCAACAGTTGCGCCGATGATCGCTACCAGAGAATACAGTACCATAAAAGGCCTGATAGCTTTTTCCTTAAAAAGAAACTCCGCACATCTGGCTCCGTAAAGTCCCCATCCAATGATAGTGGAAAATGCGAAGCAGCACATGGCAACTGCTGTAAAGATGGAAACCCAGTTTCCGTATGTACTGGTAAAACCGCTGATGGTAAGCTCCGCTCCTGCTGCTGCGCCATAACCAACCGGCACCCCGCTGCAGAGGATGACAAGCGCTGTCAGCGTACAGATCACGATCGTGTCCGTGAATACCTCAAAGATCCCGAAAAATCCCTGTTTTACAGGTTTTCTGGTGTCTGCACAGGCATGTGCGATGGAACCGGTACCAAGACCTGCCTCATTGGAAAAAATACCTCTGGAAACACCTTTTTTCATACTCATGAAAAAGCTTCCTACTACGCCGCCTGTCACAGATGCCGGATTAAATGCGCCTCTGATGATAGCGCTGAAAACACCCGGAACATTTTTCCAGTTGATGATAATTACACCGACGGCAAGAATAATATAAAACAATGCCATAAACGGTACCAGCTTTTCTGTAACCTGGCCGATCCTTTTGATTCCGCCAAGCAGGATCATTGCCACAAGAATCGCAAGGATGATCCCCATAACAAGGTTTACCGTAGAAGTATTGTCTGCAGCGATCACATTGTAATTGATCAGTGCAGAATCAATAGCTGTTGTAATGGTATTAACCTGGGTTGCATTTCCGGTTCCGAAAACAGTAAGCACACCAAAAGCGGAAAACAGATATGCCAGCCAGTGCCAGTGTTTTTTTAGACCATTCTTAATGTAATACATTGGTCCTCCAACCAGATCTCCATTGGCATTGGTTTCGCGGAAATGTACCGCAAGTGTTACTTCTGAAAACTTTGTACACATTCCAAGAAGTGCGGAAATCCACATCCAGAATACGGCTCCCGGTCCTCCGATGGCAATAGCACCTGCCACACCTGCAATATTTCCCGTTCCCACGGTAGCAGCTAACGCCGTACAAACAGCCTGAAACGGTGTCAGACTTCCATCGGAAGCTTCTCTTTTCCGAAGCATACGTCCGATAGTAACCCTGATGGCATAGGGAAATTTCCGAATCTGGAGAAAATTCGTGCGGATACTTAAA from Blautia sp. SC05B48 encodes:
- a CDS encoding alanine/glycine:cation symporter family protein, whose amino-acid sequence is MLSVIESVNAAVNNFIWGVPAMICIIGVGLYLSIRTNFLQIRKFPYAIRVTIGRMLRKREASDGSLTPFQAVCTALAATVGTGNIAGVAGAIAIGGPGAVFWMWISALLGMCTKFSEVTLAVHFRETNANGDLVGGPMYYIKNGLKKHWHWLAYLFSAFGVLTVFGTGNATQVNTITTAIDSALINYNVIAADNTSTVNLVMGIILAILVAMILLGGIKRIGQVTEKLVPFMALFYIILAVGVIIINWKNVPGVFSAIIRGAFNPASVTGGVVGSFFMSMKKGVSRGIFSNEAGLGTGSIAHACADTRKPVKQGFFGIFEVFTDTIVICTLTALVILCSGVPVGYGAAAGAELTISGFTSTYGNWVSIFTAVAMCCFAFSTIIGWGLYGARCAEFLFKEKAIRPFMVLYSLVAIIGATVDLGLLWSIAETFNGLMAIPNLIAVFLLSGVVVKLVKEYFAGEGKNA
- a CDS encoding TRAP transporter large permease subunit encodes the protein MISAILFISFFVFLILGLPIAICLGLSSVCAILYSGTSLTIVATNMYSGISKFLLLAIPFFVLSGNIMAKAGISKRLINFVDTCVGHKKGGIAIVCVIVACFFGAISGSGPATVAALGAVLIPAMVEQGGFSAPFSTALMATSSSIAIVIPPSIAFVVYASITGVSIADMFMAGIVPGLLMGVALVIIVMIEAKKHKIQPSREKASAKERWDTFKDAFWGFLMPVIILGGIYGGIFTPTEAAAVSVVYGLFVGMVIYREVKLKDLFDILVDSAKTTGGIMLIVASASLFSFVCTKFGIANAASELLASIAHNQFTFLLIVNIIFLIAGCFIDANSAMYIFVPIMLPVCKALGYDVVAFGVMATVNLAIGQVTPPVGVNLFVAISIKIKKGLEVTLQQISRAVMPMIAASVAVLLIITYIPAVSTALPKALAKEGSYTGDQSSDTESQSSKDSGDGSDSFNTIADYSDLDWPEMTWNFACSTTETSTWADGGRKFGELMEKATGGKVKVNIYAADQLTNGNQSEGIQALMNGDPVQISMHSNLIYSAFDPRFNVVSLPFIYDSYDDADAKFDGEAGEKLKEILGEYGLHCMGIAENGFRELTNSKHEVKTVDDMKNLKVRVAGSNLLMECYKRWGADATNMNWSETYTALQQNTVEGEENPLPAIDAASVQEVQPYCSMWDAIYDCLFFCINQDIYDSLTPEQQQVVDEAGQKAVEYERYINRSGDEEIMSRWEKSNGVTFTKKEDMDIDSFKKAVDGIDDWFVNELKSAGYDDAQDLVDLFTEDSVDTVEDYSDLNWPETTWNFACSTTETSTWADGGRKFGELMEKATGGKVKVNIYAADQLTNGNQSEGIQALMNGDPVQISMHSNLIYSAFDPRFNVVSLPFIYDSYDDADAKFDGEAGDKLKEILNGYGLHCMGIAENGFRELTNSKHEVKSVDDMKNLKVRVAGSNLLMECYKRWGADATNMNWSETYTALQQNTVEGEENPLPAIDAASVQEVQPYCSMWDAIYDCLFFCINQDIYDALTPEQQAVVDECGQKAVEYERYINRSSDDEIKARWADKNGVTFTEKKDMDIDSFKKAVDGVDDWFVQELKKQGYDDGQDLVDLFTK
- a CDS encoding TRAP transporter small permease, translated to MKVYKKLMNALAAVEKIVLVISTLLILVLTVGNVFSRKVIHRSWSFTEELVVAVFVLITLLAAALACREKGGLVSLTLVTDRLPKKLEKPSVILITVLCIVFSAILFKYGMDKVLTQLANGKRTFVLNWPEWIFWSFVPIGAGCMILHFIEYCLDFCLKKDDEKEDK